The genomic stretch TATGGTTTGAAGAGAAATAATTCACTGAGTTGCCTGAAATGTTCGTCTTTGACTACGTAAATGGCACAAATACCCCTATTTTTCTATTCATTGGTACGGTCTTAGTCGGAAGAACTGGTTCGATGACGTTTCTGTGGGAGGAACGAGGTCAGTATCCTCCTAGCGGTTAAAGGCGGGAAATGCAATAAACGACGACCTTATTGTACTCTGACGTGAAAGATATTTCATAACAGGTatgttttcactttttattctCTTTCTCGACGATATATTAGATAACAATCAGGGGGGAAGGCAGATATTGTTACTACTATAAATTATAAAGAGTGTAGGGTAAGTGTGTGGACTACAAAATACAGTCAAATAGTTAAGTAAAACCAGTAAAAACCTGTTCCCCACTACTGTATATACAACTTACTATACACTACATTACATACGACAAGACGAACAAGacgaaatgtgaccctggaccacaaaaccagccataagggtatttttttccttagatgtaactttccattgatgtatggtttgtcaggataggacaatatttggctgagatacatctctttgaaaatcttgaatctgagggtgcaaaaaataaataaataaataaaaataataaaaatggagaaaatcacctccaaatgaagttcttagcagtgcatattattgtttactacaaaaaaataaataaataaataaataaataaaggatatatttacagaaatatttacaaaatttcttaaaggaacttgatctttacttaatatcctaatgatttttagcataaaaggaaaaaagatcattttgacccatccaatgtatttttggctattgctacaaatatacccatgctacttaagactggttttgtggtccagggtcacaaatattatgAAGGTGGATGTTGCGAGTTAGAAAACCATAGAAATGATTCAGTCAATTCACCAGCCGTTTTATTCACACACAGCTCTAACTACTATATAAGAAAGACATGTcaataaacaattatattttatatgtaggcacaattaatacaataaatgtccttacaaataatgcataaaaaatgaaCAGCCTCTTGTATCCTCCAACTATTTTAAATGACCCAAATTAAAAAAggattgcactttttttttttttttgacaacacaaatacaaatacagtgtCCATTTCAAAGGACTTGGACTTAAAGCAATTCAAGCACATTCTATATGGATGTATAAAGGCATATGAGTCTGGATGGGACATCCTAACAGCCATGGTAGAGGTGCATGGTGTTGAAGGTGATGTGGTCATACTGCTCCTCTACACTGACTGACTTGCGGTGCTCTATCTGACTGCTGGCGTCCTCCATGTTCTCAGGTGTATCTCCGAAGCCATTATGATGCCCAAAATGAAGCCCTTTTTCAAAGCAACCAAGATGTGAGGAGACAACCACATCAATACTCTCAACTTCGGTTGTATTCCCATTTATGTTCTTGTGCGTCAGGTCACCTTCATTGAGGTGCCGCACAGGATGGCAATGTCCGTTAAGTGGGAGTCCTGCTGTCAAAGAAAACACATGaattataaattcattaaagaATGATAACGTTTTCATTCTAAACTAAATGACTTTGTTTTGCACAACACTTTCCAGCAGGCCAACATTGTTCATATCCTTGTGTGGGTTTTCAAAATCACCCATCCAGTTCGGTTTATGTAACATGATTATATCTGACCATTTGAACCTGAGATTAAAGTCCTGCTTCAAGCCATAATATTGCTCAACTCTGCTCAAGTACTGGCATACTGCCCTACATTAGCTTCAACATTAAACATGTTgccatataaattaatatttattcctTTTATAAATAACAGGACTTAATTATTAATCTCAATTATGTTATATATGGAGGCAGCAAAAGAGGTCAGAGGTTACTGAAGGTGCAAACCAATGTGTGTCGCATTATAATCAGTATAAAAGACCTGAAAGTGGTTTCTGTTTTGCTAACGTGTTCTTACAAACTACTCTTATGTACAAATTCAAGAGTCAGTGTTGATTGTTAAATGAGAACATTTAATGATTatagaaattacatttacatcCATCTTAGGCATCCTGTTGCTTTACATGAACAATATTTCTCAATATCAATCTCAGTGTCACACATAGCCAGTGTTTAAATGAGCACTTATAGTAAGACGTCCCTTGTAATTGTGAGTAGGCAATCATGCGTTTTTCTATATGCAGTGCATATGTGGTgtgaaattacaatttttatatgaatttatagAAAGTACAATGCGATCAAAGAATCACCGGTCTCAATTCATATCTCTTTTCATACTTAATCAGCTTAGCAAATATTTTCTACACTACATATGAAATGCTTTGCAAAACATTAGCTGGAAAAAAGACTTTTAACCTCATTAAATAACCTCCTGACTGATAAACACTTGAGACTGCAGATAcaagaaatctaaaaaaaaaaaaaaaaaaaaaaaaaaaagaccctcaAACCCTCAGACTTTGCAATAACAGAAACAGTAAGAAAAATAACTGCAACCTAATATAGTCAAAAAGGTTAAACAAGTGACTGAATAGCACCTAGACTTCTTTACAAAACAATGTATGAAAGCTGCACAGCGAAGGTCTGTAAATGTACTTCATACATTCATGATAAGATATGCTTTGGCAGTTTAagagaaataaatgtttaagacataaaggaaattaaaatgcacaatattttatattttcaacatggaaatatatataaaaaaaaagcattaactGAAACTTTTTCCTTTGCTACTTAACAGGAACAGAATATGGGTCACTCATATCAAAAGTATTAACCAACAGCCTAAACCAAAAATCCAACTATGTTACAAAACTGAAGGTCAGGAATTTGGCGGGGCAAATACAATTCACAGGAAATGCTGTGAAATCAGTGTTGTACTAAGACtgaacaatgaaaaaacatcatGCAAGTACTTTAGAGAGAAGGAACCATATTAATTGCTCTTGGAATGCATtacaatcaaaaataaaacttaaaaatggcaTTTAGGGAAGTTATTGtgcaaaacaaaattcaaagtTTGCTTCTACCACTCGAACTTCTccattttagtttaaaacaaaGTGCATAACACCAAAAGTTTAAAGTATGGGGTGGTGTGAGCAATTTATCATAAAATCACATAATTTACAAATGATGTGTgccaaattaaattattttcccTCCCAGACACACATCACCAACTAAACCCAAGGCAAATGCTCCTACAAATAGGCATAGGAGTTAGTGCAACGGCATGGTATCTGCATGGAGGTGACGGTGAAGATCTCTGAATCTTTGTGGACTGGAGAGGACGAGCTCTCAATTCGAACCGCCCGTTCCTGCTCTGGACTGATGTAGCCATTGGACCCCAAAGGCAGGGATCCATTTAAGAGTCTGTTCCCACCTGGGGTGCTCAGCGCTTGGCCAAACTCCATGTGCATGTTCTCCATCTGGTCCTCGCCGCTGGATCCATTTACTCCATTCATCGGCTGATAACCGAGATCTGCAATGACGCGTTCACGTTAGCAAGTGGCGGCCCAACGCAAATGTCGTTAAACATTCAGGCAAGACTTACCATCTGTTCTGGCctttttaattagatttgaCTCCATGCAATCAAGAGACCTTTTTCGGCTGGGAACCCCATTAAGGATGCCACGCTCTTGGATTAGCTTGCGGTCCCCAAAGCACACAGAGCCATTGGTTGAGAACCCGTTAAGCTGATTGAGCTGCTGGTTCTGGGCATTGGAAAGCAGCTGGGCACACTCTTGAAAGCCCTGGGCGTGGGCTAGGTCAGCGGCGGTCAGTCCACTAGCGTTCCTCATGCTGCgcaatgataaaaataatgcattaacacTGCTGGTCTAAGGCTAATGTTTGTTAACCACTcatacacacacttacacatgcacacacgctTTCCCTTTCTATATTTCATATCCTAAACTGTTGCAGTATTTgaacaaaagttaaaaatggacaaaaagcATAGATataatttaaagacatttataatgttgtgaGGTCTTAACTGCAatagaaaatgaaaaactattGAAGcatacacaaagaaaacaagtgATTACACCAGTCAATGATAACTATGTGTCAAGAGGAGAGATtttgatttccacaaaaatgacTGGCAAATGAGAAGGTTTGGCAATGCCAAATGATTTTTCCAAGAATTCTCTTTAACTCAACCGATGAACTGGACAGACTTTTcatgtaaacattttcaaaatgaagtAAATGAATGTCATACTAGAACAAACATACTAAAAACAGTGGCAATAAGAAGCCAATAACTGTAAACAGAAGAATGCAGATGTTCAAGCAGGGCTTCTTAAAACTGTGGCCGGACCATAGCTGTGAGCTAAAAGAATATTTACACTAATCTTctggtttaaaaatgaaaaaggaacTGAGAGAGACTTGTATCCTCAAGTGGTTTTGATGAATGAATCTTCATCTTGAAAGAGGTTGAAAGAGGACATCTTGGAAGCAACAAGCCAAACAAGACCAAATCAGGAAATTCTTCTTTAAACACTCAACGATGAAAACCGTAGTGGAAGTTTAAGAAAACAGCATCCTGGGTTCTTGAAAAGGAAAATTTGATCATATGGTGAACGTTGATACCATAAAGCATTCAAGAGTCATGTGAGATGCATATCTGGTTAAAATTTGACATGAAATCAGAAAAGGATTGGGAGTGTGCATTTGGCATCAACAGTCATTTTCTATTGCAGTGAAGAAAGCAgaatacatgaatgaacaaaatCTAGGGCAAAATAACAGCGTTTACACTTACCCCCGGAGCTCCTGCTTACACTTCTATCCTGAATGCACTGAGAATACAGAAATGTGACTCTTGGCAGCGCAGTACAGTAAATACAGACTAACCTTAGACAATCCAAAAGAATATATGTCATCTGTTATAAGCAAATGTATTTGTATGGGTTTTGAGGAACTGCCAGCTTTTGTTGCGCTCTTATTGCGTGaaacatgaaaacacaaattttAATCAGATGCGTTTAAACTAACACTATTTTATACCAATTGCAAGTTACATTGACTTGGGATAATAAGTGCAATTTAAACCTACTTTACATCCTTTTACAGTACAACCTACCATTAAGAAAATTTTACTGAATCCACTGCAGAACA from Labeo rohita strain BAU-BD-2019 chromosome 9, IGBB_LRoh.1.0, whole genome shotgun sequence encodes the following:
- the ankrd10b gene encoding ankyrin repeat domain-containing protein 10b isoform X2, which produces MSVGLESGFSSEEVLNIRFPLHRACRDGDLGALCSLLQCSTDQLSVEDSFYGWTPLHWAAHFGKLECVLRLVQVGCGVNSVTSRFAQTPAHIAAFGGHPQCLLWLLQAGADINRQDYVGETPLHKAARAGSIDCINTLLVQGAKADMRNASGLTAADLAHAQGFQECAQLLSNAQNQQLNQLNGFSTNGSVCFGDRKLIQERGILNGVPSRKRSLDCMESNLIKKARTDDLGYQPMNGVNGSSGEDQMENMHMEFGQALSTPGLPLNGHCHPVRHLNEGDLTHKNINGNTTEVESIDVVVSSHLGCFEKGLHFGHHNGFGDTPENMEDASSQIEHRKSVSVEEQYDHITFNTMHLYHGC
- the ankrd10b gene encoding ankyrin repeat domain-containing protein 10b isoform X1 gives rise to the protein MSVGLESGFSSEEVLNIRFPLHRACRDGDLGALCSLLQCSTDQLSVEDSFYGWTPLHWAAHFGKLECVLRLVQVGCGVNSVTSRFAQTPAHIAAFGGHPQCLLWLLQAGADINRQDYVGETPLHKAARAGSIDCINTLLVQGAKADMRNASGLTAADLAHAQGFQECAQLLSNAQNQQLNQLNGFSTNGSVCFGDRKLIQERGILNGVPSRKRSLDCMESNLIKKARTDDLGYQPMNGVNGSSGEDQMENMHMEFGQALSTPAGLPLNGHCHPVRHLNEGDLTHKNINGNTTEVESIDVVVSSHLGCFEKGLHFGHHNGFGDTPENMEDASSQIEHRKSVSVEEQYDHITFNTMHLYHGC